One Deltaproteobacteria bacterium genomic window, AACCGATGGTGCCGTCGCCGACGTGGAGCGCGATGTTTTGATACTCCAAGCGATCGAGCAACGCCCGCGCTTTTAGCGATAGGGCGCGAATTTTTTCCACGGAAAAAACATTGAAGCAAAGCTCGGCGAGCAGCGCGGTCTGATAAGCCGAGCCGGTGCCGATCTCCAAAACTTTTTCCGACCCGGTCAAGGCCAAGGTCTCGCTCATGCGCGCCGCCATGTAAGGCTGCGACAGCGTCTGCTTGTCGCCGATCGGCAGCGCGCTGTCGTCGTAGGCGCGATTGACGATCCCGGCATCGACAAACAGATGGCGGGGAATCTTGCGCATCGCCGCCAGCACGCGGGCGTCGGCGATACCGCGGGCAACCAGCTGCTCCTGGACCATCCGCTCTCGGGCCCAGGCAAAATCATGGGAGATAGTTTCGGGTGATTTCACTTTTGCCGACAACCGCGCGGAAGGTTGGAACTCATCAGGCGAATAATTGCATCTAATCTAATCAACGCCAGTCGAATGTAGCACGAAACTGGAAAACCTTTCTACAATCGAGCCGGGTCAAGCGCGGACGGGGGTGATCGCTACCGGCCGAAGGCCAGCACTTGCTTGCGCTGTTGCTCGTCACGGATCGCGGCGCCGAAAACCGTTTCAAAATATTTTTCTTTGACCAGCTGGTCAACCAAACTGTTATCGATCATCTTGCCGAAGTCGGCGCCTTTTAGTTCCTGGGCTTGGCGCTCCACCACCGCATCGATGGAACCTTTGAGAACATAGGGAATCGGCTCCAGCACCCGGGCCTTATTGAATAATTCGTAAACCCGGTTGGCATCGTCGAGGTTACTGATGCCACCGAACTTGATCATTGTCGCGGCGGCGAACGGCTTATCGTCGTAGAACCGTTTGATCGCTTCAGCGTGGGCTTTGATGAACGCCAACACGGTCGGACGTTCTTTGCCGAGCGCGTCGCGGCGAAACAGATAATAGGTCGATACGTAAATGTCTTCGTGATCCAACAACACCGCCAGCACCGGCAAACCCGCCGACTGCAAGCGAAAGTACGCCGGCGCGGTGATCAGAGCGGCATCGACCAGACCGCTTTGCAGCGCCGCGGCGCGGGTCGCCGCGTCCACGCCGATCGACACCCACTGAACATCGCGCGGCGCGATGCCGTACTTACGCAGCAAGCTAACCGCCATGTGATAGGGCGGATCGCCAACCCGGCCGATGCCAATTTTTTTACCTGCCAATTGCTTCATGTCAGTGGCGGTTTTGGATCCAATCATGGCGAAGGAACCCTTGTTCAAGAAACCGCCGAGAATCACCAGCGAAGAATCCTTCGCCGCGGCGAGCAAAGCGGGATCGCTACCCGCTGAAGTCATCGCCGCCTGACCGGTGATCACCGCGACGATGGGCGACGGGTGCACCGCGTATACCAGCTCGACATCGAGGCCATACTTGGCATATAGGCGCGCCTCTTTGGCGATCCACAACGGCCACGACGCGCCGCTGCGGGCGCCGACCATCGCCACGGTCTTTTGTAACGGCTGGGCCGACACAGAAGTAGCGGGCGTTATGGAAACGGCGATGGCAATCGCCAGGCCAGCCAAGCGTCGAAGTAAACTAGCCATCGTTGGGGCCTAATCCTGCGAATATTTCCCGCCAGTCCGCGCCCGCCGGTAAGACACCTTTTAGCGACCGCAACCGTGAAAAATCGTTCGCCCGCGGATCATAAATGACGTGCGGCGGTGCTTTTCCTGCGCGCACCGAGTTCACTGCACCGAGCAGCGTCCCGCGCAAGGCGATGATGGTTTTATCGCTATAGCCGAGATGCTCTTTCGATCGGTCGAAGATTGCACCCATGCTCTCGGTCGCGCAGCCGTCTTGTTCGGCGGGATTGACGGCTTCAATTCCTGAATAGAGAAGCGTCCGCTGGTGCTCGCGGTCGATCAGATAGTCGTTGTGCAAGTTGCGCTTGCGTCGGTAGTCGGTCTCAACCCAACTGCGCAAACTTTTTCGTTCAGCGTCATCGAACGGCTGCTTGCGCATGTTCAAAATATAAAGCCAGCTCGAGCCGTCGTCGATCGGCACCCAAAAGCGAAAACCGCGCAGGTCGTCTTCATCGAACTTGGCGGTCGGCGGACCGGGCACGATACTGAAGGACGGCATGATGTACGGACTTGTGCGCACATAAATCTGCGTGGCGCCGAATTTGCGGATCGAGATCGCGCGCATGCCGTAGTCGGTAGCCTCGGCTTCCAAGGTCGGCGCGCCGTCGCGCTTCAAGCGCTCGGCGTTTTGAATATTGTTGTTGTGCAAGAACGAAATATGGGCCGAGTCGAAATCCCCTTCAATGCCTTGAAGATAATTGCATTGGAGCAAAGATTTCACTGGAAACA contains:
- a CDS encoding protein-L-isoaspartate(D-aspartate) O-methyltransferase, which translates into the protein MVQEQLVARGIADARVLAAMRKIPRHLFVDAGIVNRAYDDSALPIGDKQTLSQPYMAARMSETLALTGSEKVLEIGTGSAYQTALLAELCFNVFSVEKIRALSLKARALLDRLEYQNIALHVGDGTIGWSEHAPYDAIIVTAGAPKAPRPLLDQLSVGGRLVIPIGDEQAQVLIRMTRTRTSFKQEQLGECKFVKLLGKYGWRE
- a CDS encoding aromatic ring-hydroxylating dioxygenase subunit alpha, with amino-acid sequence MLSREENERLTRVGPGTAMGRLMRCYWIPALLSEEIPAPDCPPVRVRLLGEDLVAFRDSLGRVGLLGERCAHRGTSLFFGRNEECGLRCIYHGWKYDAQGNVLETPAEPAGSDFRGKLHHTAYPCQEIAGMIFSYMGPAEKLPVLPRYEWADLTLGQLFPVKSLLQCNYLQGIEGDFDSAHISFLHNNNIQNAERLKRDGAPTLEAEATDYGMRAISIRKFGATQIYVRTSPYIMPSFSIVPGPPTAKFDEDDLRGFRFWVPIDDGSSWLYILNMRKQPFDDAERKSLRSWVETDYRRKRNLHNDYLIDREHQRTLLYSGIEAVNPAEQDGCATESMGAIFDRSKEHLGYSDKTIIALRGTLLGAVNSVRAGKAPPHVIYDPRANDFSRLRSLKGVLPAGADWREIFAGLGPNDG